In one Pyxidicoccus xibeiensis genomic region, the following are encoded:
- a CDS encoding trifunctional serine/threonine-protein kinase/ATP-binding protein/sensor histidine kinase — translation MVTNIGDYDITGWIHESRNSLIMRGRRRSDGLPVILKMTRERNPTPLKLTRLKHEYALLGTLEGEGFVRAHELVEDGGRWALVQEDFGGASLSHLGMAGTLTLEEFLTLALQLTGILGTLHQRRVVHKDLNPSNIVMNRGTGRVALIDFGVSTLLSQETRAFSGLNALVGTLVYMSPEQTGRMNRPIDYRTDYYSLGATFYELLTGQPPLLSKDPLELVHWIIARQPVSPHELDARIPRAVADIVLKLLSKSADERYQSARGLQADLSECLEQLRRTGVIAPFPLGRQDGSEHFRLPQKLYGRQPQVERLLAAFERTRQGPALLTVSGDPGIGKSALVQEVYRPLTLRRGYFAAGKFEHDSAQVPYAALGQVFQSLVQQLLTESEERLSARREQLTAALGPHAGLLAPLCPALERVLGKLSAPADLPPSEARDRFHQLVRDFLAAFSAPEHPLCLFLDDLQWADADSLKLLGQLLAPGSSPSLFVVGAYRDNEVGPGHPLTLTLRELETQGAAVEHLVLAPLGREDVTALVADTLAVSPEAAAPLAELLGARTGGNPFFVRAFLTELHAEGLLAYTSQGWRWDVEHIQRKGITDNVVDLMNLRVERLPAATRSLLDVAACLGGRFDLDTLEVVAGLGHGRAGEALWPAVVEGLVIALAPVQSAADLVTQGAPLELRFTHDRVRQAVLSRLAPEVRSRMHRDIGRRLLEAGHPGEHEQGLFDVVGQLNQGRSAMSDAAELDALAGLNLRAARRALQGAAAQRALEHARVSISLLGAQDWEQRHAFCWDVYMAALEAAFLCSDLETFAALAKVLLAHARTLLDEIKVRRLEGQLLFFQQRTDDALRLYLDVLRRLGHALPHAPGPEDIGRELQATAQLLGNRPIEELAGLPECTQPEARAILEFLGHAMRASSMGMLFPVAICRIVQRSLQQGNSPDSVTGYLFYGALLVQGGDHDRACRFGRLALKLAERYDIKSLLAQVNHYGPALLFCWQQPLYELVPTLVDSYRHARESGSPYDIANNATGLCQMRFFSGKDLRELAADMEGYHDVVRKQRNPLVLGWYEPLHQLVLDLVQDTAEPRLLAGPVYDAKQRLDGLGSTGLAAPFIHHHCHALLSYLFGDVAGALASAEAAEPGFMLMGGSLWAGPIVLLRSLYRLAACTTASPAERERLLEKVAADQQLLAAWLPHNPRSMEHRQLLVEAERARVLGDVLRARESFERAVELARRSGYQHEEALAYELAGRFCLSQDDAKRARHHLRYAHQAYLRWGAVAKARALEREHPHLLPRFALASLTTQTLAVTGDDQDFHLLDVLSVLNASQAISSELALDKLLVHLMQLLIETAGAETGYLMLERGGRWVAAVEKTVGRDDIQLLGSVPVEELEAQGRRGVPTSIVHYVARTQESIVLDDASVSERFGRDAYIVRNQVRSVLCFPLSRQGGRVSMVYLENNLSRAAFTRDRLRILQLLSSQAVISLENALLYETLEQKVEQRTQELQVKNEQLASTLSRLQETQNRLILQDRLASLGAMTAGIAHELRNPLNFVNSFSRLSADLLQEMLDELASLGTQLDSQRMASLRDTVTDLGGNLSKIGEHGKRMEGIIRSMLEHSRGGRGNTQEADLNAVVSTYVNLAWQGVRSRKPDAQVEFELALDDSAGKVSLMPQEFSRVIVNIVDNACHAVSMRKAQAGPADFKPRIQVRSRNLGNRVEVGIRDNGVGIPHLIRDKIFNPFFTTKQPGEGTGLGLSISHDIIVKGHGGTLHFESEEGAFTEFIITLPRGEPQGGVN, via the coding sequence ATGGTGACGAACATCGGCGACTACGACATCACCGGCTGGATCCACGAGAGCCGCAACTCGCTCATCATGCGGGGGCGCCGCAGGTCCGACGGCCTCCCCGTCATCCTCAAGATGACCCGGGAGCGCAACCCCACGCCCCTGAAGCTCACGCGGCTGAAGCACGAGTACGCCCTGCTCGGCACGCTGGAGGGCGAGGGCTTCGTGCGCGCCCACGAGCTCGTGGAGGACGGGGGCCGCTGGGCCCTGGTGCAGGAGGACTTCGGCGGCGCCTCCCTCTCCCACCTGGGGATGGCCGGCACGCTGACGCTGGAGGAGTTCCTCACCCTGGCCCTCCAGCTCACCGGCATCCTCGGCACGCTCCACCAGCGCCGGGTGGTGCACAAGGACCTCAACCCCTCCAACATCGTCATGAACCGCGGCACCGGCCGCGTGGCGCTCATCGACTTCGGCGTCTCCACGCTGCTGAGCCAGGAGACGCGCGCCTTCTCCGGCCTCAACGCGCTCGTGGGCACGCTGGTGTACATGTCCCCGGAGCAGACGGGCCGCATGAACCGGCCCATCGACTACCGCACGGACTACTACTCGCTGGGCGCGACCTTCTACGAGCTGCTCACCGGCCAGCCTCCGCTGCTGAGCAAGGACCCGCTGGAGCTGGTGCATTGGATCATCGCCCGGCAGCCCGTCTCGCCCCACGAGCTGGATGCGCGCATTCCGCGCGCGGTGGCGGACATCGTCCTCAAGCTGCTGTCCAAGAGCGCCGACGAGCGCTACCAATCCGCGCGCGGCCTCCAGGCCGACCTGAGCGAGTGCCTGGAGCAGCTGCGCCGCACCGGCGTCATCGCCCCCTTTCCCCTGGGCCGCCAGGACGGCTCCGAGCACTTCCGGCTGCCGCAGAAGCTCTACGGGCGCCAGCCGCAGGTGGAGCGCCTGCTCGCCGCCTTCGAGCGCACCCGCCAGGGCCCGGCGCTGCTGACGGTGTCCGGCGACCCGGGCATCGGCAAATCGGCCCTGGTCCAGGAGGTGTACCGCCCCCTGACGCTCCGGCGCGGCTACTTCGCCGCCGGCAAGTTCGAGCATGACTCGGCGCAGGTGCCCTACGCCGCGCTGGGCCAGGTCTTCCAGTCACTCGTCCAGCAGCTGCTGACGGAGAGCGAGGAGCGGCTGTCGGCCCGCCGGGAGCAGCTCACCGCGGCGCTCGGGCCCCACGCCGGGCTGCTCGCGCCGCTCTGCCCGGCGCTGGAGCGGGTGCTCGGCAAGCTTTCCGCGCCGGCCGACCTGCCCCCCTCGGAGGCCCGCGACCGCTTCCACCAGCTGGTGCGCGACTTCCTCGCGGCCTTCTCCGCGCCCGAGCACCCGCTGTGCCTCTTCCTCGATGACCTGCAGTGGGCCGACGCGGACTCCCTCAAGCTGCTGGGGCAGCTGCTGGCCCCGGGCAGCAGTCCCTCCCTCTTCGTCGTGGGCGCGTACCGGGACAACGAGGTCGGCCCGGGCCATCCGCTGACGCTCACCCTGCGCGAGCTCGAGACGCAGGGGGCAGCGGTGGAGCACCTCGTGCTCGCCCCGCTCGGGCGTGAGGACGTGACGGCGCTGGTGGCCGACACGCTCGCGGTGTCACCCGAGGCCGCGGCCCCCCTCGCGGAGCTACTCGGCGCGCGCACCGGCGGCAATCCCTTCTTCGTCCGTGCCTTCCTCACGGAGCTGCACGCCGAAGGGCTGCTGGCGTACACGTCCCAGGGCTGGCGCTGGGACGTGGAGCACATCCAGCGCAAGGGCATCACCGACAACGTGGTGGACCTGATGAACCTCCGCGTCGAGCGCCTGCCCGCCGCGACGCGGAGCCTGCTGGACGTCGCGGCCTGCCTGGGCGGCCGGTTCGACCTGGACACGCTGGAGGTGGTGGCGGGCCTGGGACATGGCAGGGCCGGCGAGGCGCTGTGGCCGGCCGTCGTGGAGGGCCTCGTCATCGCCCTGGCGCCGGTGCAATCGGCGGCGGACCTGGTGACGCAGGGAGCCCCCCTGGAGCTTCGCTTCACCCATGACCGCGTCCGGCAGGCGGTGCTGAGCCGGCTCGCCCCCGAGGTGCGCTCACGGATGCACCGCGACATCGGCCGGCGGCTGCTGGAGGCGGGCCACCCGGGTGAGCACGAGCAGGGGTTGTTCGACGTGGTGGGCCAGCTCAACCAGGGCCGGTCCGCCATGAGCGACGCGGCCGAGCTGGACGCGCTCGCCGGGCTGAACCTGCGGGCGGCCCGAAGGGCCCTGCAGGGCGCGGCGGCACAGCGCGCGCTGGAGCATGCCCGGGTGAGCATCTCGCTGTTGGGGGCGCAGGACTGGGAGCAGCGCCACGCCTTCTGCTGGGACGTCTACATGGCGGCGCTGGAGGCGGCCTTCCTCTGCTCGGACCTGGAGACCTTCGCCGCGCTGGCGAAGGTGCTCCTGGCGCACGCGCGCACCCTGCTGGACGAAATCAAGGTCCGCCGGCTGGAGGGGCAGCTGCTCTTCTTCCAGCAGCGCACCGACGACGCGCTCAGGCTGTACCTCGACGTCCTGCGCCGGCTGGGGCACGCGCTGCCGCACGCGCCGGGGCCCGAGGACATCGGCCGGGAGCTCCAGGCCACCGCGCAGCTGCTGGGCAACCGGCCCATCGAGGAGCTGGCGGGGCTGCCCGAGTGCACCCAGCCCGAGGCCAGGGCCATCCTCGAGTTCCTCGGGCACGCCATGCGGGCCTCCAGCATGGGGATGCTCTTCCCGGTGGCCATCTGCCGCATCGTCCAGCGCTCCCTCCAGCAGGGCAACTCGCCGGACTCCGTCACCGGCTACCTCTTCTACGGCGCGCTGCTGGTGCAGGGCGGCGACCACGACCGGGCCTGCCGCTTCGGGCGGCTCGCGCTGAAGCTGGCGGAGCGCTACGACATCAAGAGCCTGCTGGCTCAGGTGAACCACTACGGCCCCGCCCTGCTGTTCTGCTGGCAGCAGCCGCTGTACGAGCTGGTGCCCACGCTCGTCGACTCGTACCGCCACGCGCGCGAGTCCGGGAGCCCCTACGACATCGCCAACAACGCGACGGGCCTGTGCCAGATGCGCTTCTTCTCCGGCAAGGACCTGCGTGAGCTGGCGGCGGACATGGAGGGCTACCACGACGTCGTCCGCAAGCAGCGCAACCCGCTGGTGCTGGGCTGGTACGAGCCGCTGCACCAGCTGGTGCTGGACCTGGTCCAGGACACCGCCGAGCCCCGGCTGCTGGCGGGTCCCGTCTACGACGCGAAGCAGCGGCTGGACGGCCTCGGCAGCACGGGCCTGGCGGCCCCGTTCATCCACCACCACTGCCACGCCCTGCTGTCCTATCTCTTCGGCGACGTGGCCGGCGCGCTGGCGAGCGCCGAGGCGGCGGAGCCGGGCTTCATGTTGATGGGCGGCTCGCTGTGGGCGGGCCCCATCGTCCTGCTGCGCTCGCTGTACCGGCTGGCGGCGTGTACGACGGCCAGTCCGGCCGAGCGGGAGCGGCTGCTGGAGAAGGTGGCGGCGGACCAGCAGCTGCTGGCGGCGTGGCTGCCGCACAACCCGCGGAGCATGGAGCACCGACAGCTGCTGGTGGAGGCCGAGCGCGCCCGCGTGCTGGGCGACGTGCTGCGGGCGCGCGAGTCGTTCGAGCGGGCCGTGGAGCTGGCGCGCCGCAGCGGCTACCAGCACGAGGAGGCGCTGGCCTACGAGCTGGCCGGGCGCTTCTGCCTGTCGCAGGACGACGCGAAGCGCGCGCGCCACCACCTGCGCTACGCCCACCAGGCGTACCTGCGCTGGGGCGCGGTGGCCAAGGCCCGGGCCCTGGAGCGCGAGCACCCGCACCTGCTGCCCCGCTTCGCCCTCGCCTCGCTCACCACGCAGACGCTGGCGGTGACGGGAGACGACCAGGACTTCCACCTGCTGGACGTGCTCAGCGTACTGAACGCCTCACAGGCCATCTCCAGCGAGCTGGCGCTGGACAAGCTGCTGGTGCACCTGATGCAGCTGCTCATCGAGACGGCCGGCGCCGAGACGGGCTACCTGATGCTGGAGCGCGGTGGCCGGTGGGTGGCCGCCGTGGAGAAGACGGTGGGCCGCGACGACATCCAGCTGCTGGGCTCGGTGCCCGTGGAGGAGCTGGAGGCCCAGGGGCGACGGGGCGTGCCCACCTCCATCGTCCACTACGTGGCGCGCACCCAGGAGAGCATCGTCCTGGACGACGCCTCCGTCAGCGAGCGCTTCGGCCGTGACGCGTACATCGTCCGGAACCAGGTGCGCTCCGTGCTGTGCTTCCCGCTGTCCCGCCAGGGCGGGCGCGTCAGCATGGTGTACCTGGAGAACAACCTGTCCCGGGCCGCCTTCACGCGAGACAGGCTGCGCATCCTCCAGTTGCTGTCGTCCCAGGCAGTCATCTCCCTGGAGAACGCCCTGCTCTACGAGACGCTGGAGCAGAAGGTGGAGCAGCGCACCCAGGAGCTCCAGGTGAAGAACGAGCAGCTGGCGTCCACCCTGTCCCGGCTGCAGGAGACGCAGAACCGGCTCATCCTCCAGGACCGGCTCGCCTCGCTGGGCGCCATGACGGCCGGCATTGCCCACGAGCTGCGCAACCCGCTCAACTTCGTCAACAGCTTCTCCCGGCTGTCCGCCGACCTGCTCCAGGAGATGCTGGACGAGCTGGCCTCGCTGGGCACCCAGCTCGACTCCCAGCGCATGGCCAGCCTGCGGGACACCGTCACGGACCTGGGCGGCAACCTCTCCAAGATTGGAGAGCACGGCAAGCGCATGGAGGGCATCATCCGCTCCATGCTGGAGCACTCGCGCGGGGGGCGCGGCAACACGCAGGAGGCGGACCTCAACGCGGTGGTGTCCACCTACGTCAACCTGGCCTGGCAGGGCGTGCGCTCGCGCAAGCCCGACGCGCAGGTGGAGTTCGAGCTGGCGCTGGACGACTCCGCGGGCAAGGTGAGCCTGATGCCCCAGGAGTTCAGCCGCGTCATCGTCAACATCGTGGACAACGCGTGCCATGCGGTGAGCATGAGGAAGGCCCAGGCCGGCCCCGCGGACTTCAAGCCACGCATCCAGGTGCGCAGCCGCAACCTCGGCAACCGGGTGGAGGTGGGCATCCGCGACAACGGCGTGGGGATTCCCCACCTCATCCGGGACAAGATCTTCAACCCGTTCTTCACCACGAAGCAGCCCGGCGAGGGCACGGGCCTGGGGCTGTCCATCAGCCACGACATCATCGTGAAGGGCCACGGCGGCACCCTCCACTTCGAGTCGGAGGAAGGGGCCTTCACCGAGTTCATCATCACCCTGCCCCGGGGCGAGCCGCAGGGCGGCGTCAACTGA
- a CDS encoding glutathione S-transferase C-terminal domain-containing protein, protein MQLYFLPLACSLATRISLYEAGADATYVEVDPKTKLTRDGMDFREVNPLGLVPTIRTDEGDILTENAAILQHVAESFPKANLAPTDRKGRTQLQQWLCFIGTELHKALFNPLLDNRAPEGVRAYALEKGKSRLDHVEKHLTGREFLLDRFSVADAYLVTVLNWCVATPIDLDRWPALRAYVTRLSERPSVAKALAEERTLYMEELARHRASA, encoded by the coding sequence ATGCAGCTCTACTTCCTACCCCTGGCATGCTCGTTGGCGACCCGCATCTCCCTCTACGAGGCTGGCGCGGACGCGACGTACGTGGAGGTCGACCCGAAGACGAAGCTCACGCGCGACGGAATGGACTTCCGCGAGGTCAACCCCCTCGGCCTCGTCCCCACCATCCGCACCGACGAAGGTGACATCCTCACGGAGAACGCCGCCATCCTCCAGCACGTGGCCGAGTCCTTTCCCAAGGCGAACCTCGCCCCCACCGACCGCAAGGGCCGCACGCAGCTGCAGCAGTGGCTGTGCTTCATCGGGACCGAGCTGCACAAGGCGCTCTTCAACCCGCTCCTCGACAACAGGGCCCCGGAGGGAGTGAGGGCCTACGCGCTGGAGAAGGGGAAGTCGCGGCTGGACCACGTGGAGAAGCACCTGACCGGTCGCGAGTTCCTCCTGGACCGCTTCAGCGTGGCCGATGCGTACCTCGTCACGGTGCTGAACTGGTGCGTGGCGACGCCCATCGACCTGGACCGCTGGCCCGCGCTCCGTGCCTACGTCACCCGCCTGTCGGAGCGACCGAGCGTCGCGAAGGCCCTGGCCGAGGAGCGGACGCTCTACATGGAGGAGCTGGCGAGGCACCGGGCCAGCGCGTGA
- a CDS encoding LysR family transcriptional regulator yields MDDIASLPNPRLDIRDLRVVLALASAGTTAQAASVLHLTQPAVSRALLAAEDKLGARLFDRTSRGLVPTEAGQQLVSGATRLLVELGDLEHRVRAPVAPPMRLRLVCECYTAYHWLPSALMNLRRSLPGLELSLAVEHTQDPVPALVSGDIDVALVTTSPVPRARLEERQIFSDEVVFVMAASHPLAARKALTRDDLRASTLLTGQTPPAEVQWFMTRAFGRERPRLRFERLPLTEALLDVARAGMGVAVLSEWIASPHLGKGDLVARRLASGPLRRPWRIAWRREVGDAALRLVSALEATVPRGLAVG; encoded by the coding sequence ATGGATGACATCGCCTCCCTGCCGAACCCCCGCCTCGACATCCGCGACCTGCGCGTGGTGCTGGCCCTGGCCTCCGCCGGCACCACGGCGCAGGCCGCGTCCGTGCTCCACCTCACGCAGCCGGCGGTGAGCCGGGCGCTGCTCGCGGCGGAGGACAAGCTGGGAGCGCGCCTCTTCGACCGGACCTCGCGCGGGCTCGTGCCCACCGAAGCGGGCCAGCAGCTCGTCTCCGGGGCGACGCGGCTGCTCGTCGAGCTGGGCGACCTGGAGCACCGCGTGCGCGCGCCGGTGGCCCCGCCCATGCGCCTGCGGCTCGTGTGCGAGTGCTACACCGCGTACCACTGGCTGCCGTCCGCGCTGATGAACCTGCGCAGGAGCCTGCCGGGGCTGGAGCTCTCGCTGGCGGTGGAGCACACCCAGGACCCCGTCCCCGCCCTCGTGTCGGGAGACATCGACGTCGCGCTCGTCACGACGTCGCCCGTTCCGCGCGCCAGGCTGGAGGAGCGGCAGATCTTCTCCGACGAGGTGGTCTTCGTCATGGCGGCGTCGCATCCGCTGGCAGCGCGCAAGGCGCTCACGCGTGACGACCTCCGGGCGAGCACGCTCCTGACCGGGCAGACGCCACCAGCGGAGGTGCAGTGGTTCATGACCCGCGCATTCGGGCGCGAGCGCCCGCGGCTGCGCTTCGAGCGGCTGCCCCTCACCGAGGCCCTCCTCGACGTGGCACGCGCGGGCATGGGCGTCGCGGTGCTCTCCGAGTGGATTGCGAGCCCCCACCTCGGCAAGGGGGACCTCGTCGCCAGGCGGCTCGCCTCGGGGCCGCTGCGCCGGCCCTGGCGCATCGCCTGGCGGCGCGAGGTCGGCGACGCCGCGCTCCGCCTCGTGTCCGCGCTCGAGGCCACGGTGCCCCGGGGGCTCGCGGTAGGCTAG
- a CDS encoding beta-ketoacyl synthase chain length factor, with translation MVFSVHHWAAWAPGLVGQDAWKAWLSRPHPLPAEGTPPLTEMPAMMRRRVERLGRIALQAAYGCQAEAPPCPVVFASRYGELSRSVELLEQLARATPLSPTSFSLSVHNAIGALFSIARGDTTAYTAVAAGEETVEAAFVEGCALLSEGAPEVMVVVYDEPLPRPYQHFQEYAAFPHAWACRLRAADGASGYRLTCGAATGAPEHTGAEALPAGLSVLRMLAGGAEGFEHAVGPRRWRWQSHA, from the coding sequence ATGGTTTTCTCCGTTCACCACTGGGCCGCGTGGGCTCCCGGGCTTGTCGGGCAGGATGCCTGGAAGGCCTGGTTGTCACGGCCGCATCCGCTTCCGGCCGAGGGCACTCCGCCCTTGACCGAGATGCCGGCGATGATGCGCCGCCGCGTGGAGCGGCTGGGGCGCATCGCGCTGCAGGCGGCGTACGGGTGTCAGGCCGAGGCCCCGCCGTGTCCGGTGGTGTTCGCCTCGCGCTACGGGGAGCTCAGCCGCTCCGTGGAGCTGCTGGAGCAGCTGGCGCGCGCCACGCCACTGTCGCCCACGTCCTTCAGCCTGTCGGTGCACAACGCGATTGGCGCGCTCTTCTCCATCGCCCGCGGTGACACCACCGCCTACACCGCCGTGGCGGCGGGTGAGGAGACGGTGGAGGCCGCCTTCGTCGAGGGGTGCGCCCTGCTCTCCGAGGGGGCCCCGGAAGTCATGGTGGTCGTCTACGACGAGCCGCTCCCCCGCCCCTACCAGCACTTCCAGGAGTACGCGGCGTTCCCTCATGCCTGGGCCTGCCGCCTGCGCGCCGCCGACGGCGCCTCCGGCTACCGCCTCACCTGCGGCGCCGCGACGGGGGCTCCGGAGCACACCGGGGCGGAGGCACTGCCCGCGGGGCTCTCCGTGCTGCGCATGCTGGCCGGCGGGGCGGAGGGCTTCGAGCACGCCGTGGGCCCCCGGCGCTGGCGGTGGCAGAGCCATGCTTGA
- a CDS encoding lysophospholipid acyltransferase family protein encodes MLETLERGWRVLATGICFATFGLGGLGLRLFYFPLLQLLVRDPARRTRQARLAVHHTFRFFIELMRVVGVLRYRIEGVEKLSRSGLLILANHPTLIDVVFLISLVPNADCVVKASLANNPFTRGPVQATGYLCNDSGPELVQACIDSVKAGNNLIIFPEGTRTPVQGPMKLQRGAANIAVRGPCDITPVTIRAEPIGLAKGMPWWRVPPRPIQFTIVVRDDIAVAPLLEDAGGEAALAARQLTTRLHDYFSRETQRHAGA; translated from the coding sequence ATGCTTGAGACGCTCGAGCGCGGGTGGCGCGTGCTGGCCACGGGAATCTGCTTCGCCACGTTCGGCCTGGGCGGGCTCGGGCTGCGGCTCTTCTACTTCCCCCTGCTGCAGCTGCTCGTCCGGGACCCGGCGCGGCGCACGCGGCAGGCGCGCCTGGCGGTGCACCACACGTTCCGGTTCTTCATCGAGCTGATGCGCGTCGTCGGCGTGCTGCGCTACCGCATCGAAGGGGTGGAGAAGCTGTCGCGGTCCGGGCTGCTCATCCTCGCCAACCACCCGACGCTCATCGACGTCGTCTTCCTCATCTCCCTGGTGCCCAACGCCGACTGCGTGGTCAAGGCCAGCCTGGCCAACAACCCCTTCACCCGCGGGCCGGTGCAGGCCACCGGCTACCTCTGCAACGACTCCGGTCCGGAGCTCGTCCAGGCCTGCATCGACTCGGTGAAGGCGGGCAACAACCTCATCATCTTCCCCGAGGGCACGCGCACGCCGGTGCAGGGCCCGATGAAGCTGCAGCGCGGCGCCGCCAACATCGCGGTGCGCGGGCCCTGCGACATCACCCCGGTCACCATCCGGGCAGAGCCGATTGGCCTCGCCAAGGGAATGCCCTGGTGGCGGGTGCCGCCCAGGCCCATCCAGTTCACCATCGTGGTGCGTGACGACATCGCCGTGGCGCCGCTGCTGGAAGACGCCGGAGGCGAGGCGGCACTCGCCGCCCGTCAGCTCACCACGCGGCTGCACGACTACTTTTCCAGGGAGACACAACGCCATGCAGGCGCTTGA
- a CDS encoding phosphopantetheine-binding protein — MQALEQDIKKLVIETLNLEDITPDDIDPAAPLFVEGLGLDSIDALELGLALQKTYGVILASDSKENRRHFASVRALADFVSAHRKA, encoded by the coding sequence ATGCAGGCGCTTGAGCAGGACATCAAGAAGCTGGTCATCGAGACGCTGAACCTCGAGGACATCACTCCGGACGACATCGATCCGGCCGCGCCGCTGTTCGTCGAGGGACTCGGGCTCGATTCCATCGACGCCCTGGAGCTCGGCCTGGCGCTGCAGAAGACCTACGGGGTCATCCTTGCGAGCGATTCGAAGGAGAACCGCCGCCACTTCGCCAGCGTGCGCGCCCTCGCGGACTTCGTGAGCGCTCATCGCAAGGCCTGA
- a CDS encoding acyl carrier protein, with amino-acid sequence MTKTQLFENLSTLLQDTFGIEPERITPEARLRDDLDIDSIDAVDLLVRLKPVTGKRLPPEVFKSVRTIQDVVDALHGLIDESVAA; translated from the coding sequence ATGACCAAGACTCAGCTCTTCGAGAATCTCAGCACGCTGTTGCAGGACACCTTCGGCATCGAGCCGGAGCGCATCACGCCGGAGGCCCGCCTGCGTGACGACCTGGACATCGACAGCATCGACGCGGTGGACCTGCTGGTGAGGCTGAAGCCCGTGACGGGCAAGCGCCTGCCGCCGGAGGTCTTCAAGTCGGTCCGCACCATCCAGGACGTGGTCGACGCGCTGCACGGGCTCATCGACGAATCCGTGGCGGCGTGA
- a CDS encoding COG4648 family protein codes for MKHLRPALVGLLTLAYPVLVYFGLGRFEPRWMALPLVGIAVLRALATREKVWLAAAGGAFVLAAATLFGNHALPLKLYPVLVNTLLLTVFATSLAFPPSVIERLARLREPALPPSGVAYTRKVTQVWCGFFVLNGGIALGTALWGSDATWALYNGLIAYGLMGLLFAGEWVVRQRVRASHSHG; via the coding sequence GTGAAGCACCTCCGTCCAGCACTGGTGGGACTGCTGACGCTGGCATACCCGGTGCTGGTCTACTTCGGACTGGGCCGGTTCGAGCCCCGCTGGATGGCACTGCCCCTGGTGGGCATTGCCGTGCTCCGGGCCCTGGCCACGCGCGAGAAGGTCTGGCTGGCCGCGGCCGGCGGGGCCTTCGTGCTCGCGGCGGCCACCCTCTTCGGCAACCACGCCCTGCCGCTGAAGCTCTACCCTGTCCTGGTGAACACCCTGCTGCTCACGGTCTTCGCCACCAGCCTCGCCTTCCCCCCCAGCGTCATCGAGCGCCTGGCACGGCTGCGCGAGCCGGCGCTTCCTCCGTCCGGCGTGGCCTACACGCGGAAGGTGACGCAGGTGTGGTGCGGGTTCTTCGTGCTCAATGGCGGCATCGCGCTGGGCACGGCGCTCTGGGGCAGTGACGCCACGTGGGCGCTGTACAACGGCCTCATCGCCTACGGGCTGATGGGCCTGCTCTTCGCCGGCGAGTGGGTGGTGCGGCAGCGCGTGAGGGCGAGCCACAGTCATGGCTGA